A genomic window from Lycium barbarum isolate Lr01 chromosome 4, ASM1917538v2, whole genome shotgun sequence includes:
- the LOC132636807 gene encoding casein kinase 1-like protein 3 codes for MERIVGGKFKLGRKIGSGSFGEIFLATHIDSFEIVAVKIENNKTKHPQLLYEAKLYNILQGGSGVPHVKWSGVDGDDNVLVMDLLGPSLEDLFVYCDRKLTLKTVLMLADQMITRIEYVHSKGFLHRDIKPDNFLMGLGRKANQVYIIDFGLAKRYRDATTNRHIPYRENKNLTGTARYASCNTHLGIEQSRRDDLESLGYVLLYFLRGSLPWQGLKAATKKQKYDKICQKKLSTPIEVLCKSHPVEFASYFHYCHSLTFDQRPDYGFLKRLFRELFTRQGYEFDYIFDWTILKYQQAQTSKPQHRQVVGESSRAIPMDVEKRQVSTGKNGPSVAEVTDRMRLNNPSSPGIRMQFKSPTNRNLPSANLERNVLSSAHMPSTSSAPVLPRANATKPALPAETTHDTDIPSSSWISSLRRISSAK; via the exons ATGGAAAGGATCGTAGGAGGTAAATTTAAGCTTGGCCGTAAAATCGGTAGTGGATCGTTTGGTGAAATTTTCCTCG CTACGCATATTGATTCGTTTGAGATTGTCGCAGTTAAAatt GAGAATAATAAGACTAAACATCCTCAACTTCTCTATGAGGCCAAGTTATACAATATTCTCCAGGGAGGAA GTGGTGTACCACATGTAAAATGGTCCGGTGTGGATGGTGATGACAATGTACTGGTCATGGATTTATTGGGTCCTAGTTTGGAAGATCTCTTCGTCTATTGTGACCGGAAGCTTACGTTGAAGACTGTTTTAATGTTGGCTGACCAGATG ATTACGAGAATTGAGTATGTACATTCGAAAGGCTTTCTACACAGGGATATTAAGCCTGACAACTTTCTGATGGGCCTTGGTCGAAAAGCAAATCAG GTTTATATTATTGATTTTGGTCTTGCTAAAAGATATCGTGATGCGACTACAAACCGCCATATTCCTTACAG AGAGAACAAAAATTTAACGGGAACTGCACGCTATGCCAGTTGTAATACTCATCTCGGAATTG AGCAAAGCCGGCGGGATGACTTAGAATCTCTTGGATATGTTCTCCTTTATTTCTTGAGAGGCAG CCTCCCATGGCAGGGTCTAAAAGCTGCCACAAAGAAGCAAAAGTATGACAAAATATGTCAGAAGAAGTTGTCAACTCCTATTGAG GTTTTATGCAAGTCTCATCCCGTTGAGTTTGCTTCGTACTTCCATTACTGCCATTCGTTGACATTTGATCAGCGGCCTGATTATGGATTTTTAAAACGGCTCTTCCGTGAACTTTTTACCCGTCAAG GATATGAATTTGATTACATATTCGATTGGACCATCCTAAAGTACCAACAGGCACAAACAAGTAAACCACAGCATCGG CAAGTTGTCGGTGAAAGCAGCAGAGCAATTCCAATGGATGTCGAGAAGCGTCAAG TTTCTACAGGCAAAAATGGACCTTCTGTTGCTGAGGTGACCGATCGCATGAGACTAAACAATCCTTCCAGTCCTGGTATTCGTATGCAATTTAAGTCACCAACAAACAGGAATTTACCCTCCGCCAATCTTGAGAGAAAC GTACTAAGTAGTGCACACATGCCATCTACTTCATCAGCTCCTGTTTTACCAAGAGCAAATGCCACAAAACCTGCATTACCCGCTGAAACAACTCATGATACTGATATTCCTAGCAGCAGCTGGATTTCCTCCTTGCGACGTATTTCTTCTGCAAAGTGA
- the LOC132638778 gene encoding uncharacterized protein LOC132638778, translated as MVKTLEKKEEKKAKMKRIDIHAALTLSGFKFADLSKKIDQEKKMRSPSSKTRNLDGAFEVKSKTPRTKFAGKSNQRSKKLAKPRFGHGIDEKDPLPTYPHIEKILDIIGECSDPFEKKLLKTDLDSDKDKISFNREDFKRTLLPILKGNEIRDLGIGIPVKTFDEFGNCYDMIFETYRNAFYKLCNGWKKLLKVHKLKENEDCYVAVWMFRHVETDGLCFALILKR; from the coding sequence ATGGTGAAAACACtggaaaagaaggaagaaaagaaGGCGAAAATGAAAAGAATTGATATTCATGCAGCTTTAACTCTTTCAGGGTTTAAGTTTGCTGACCTAAGTAagaaaattgaccaagaaaagaaaatgagatcACCAAGTTCAAAAACAAGAAATCTTGATGGTGCATTTGAGGTAAAATCAAAAACCCCACGTACCAAATTTGCAGGAAAATCAAATCAAAGGTCTAAAAAGTTGGCAAAACCAAGATTTGGTCATGGAATTGATGAAAAAGATCCGTTACCAACATACCCTCATATTGAGAAAATACTGGATATTATTGGAGAATGCAGTGACCCTTTTGAGAAAAAACTGTTAAAAACTGATCTTGACAGTGATAAAGACAAGATTTCATTTAACAGAGAGGATTTTAAAAGGACACTTTTGCCAATTTTGAAGGGTAATGAAATACGTGATCTTGGTATTGGGATTCCAGTGAAAACATTTGATGAATTTGGGAATTGTTATGACATGATTTTCGAGACGTATCGTAATGCTTTTTACAAGCTTTGCAATGGATGGAAAAAGTTGTTGAAGGTTcataaattgaaggaaaatgaaGATTGTTATGTTGCTGTTTGGATGTTTCGACATGTAGAGACTGATGGACTTTGTTTTGCTCTGATTTTGAAGAGGTAA